The Candidatus Fukatsuia endosymbiont of Tuberolachnus salignus nucleotide sequence CTTCTTTATCTCTGAAGAAGAGTTTTGTCAGATGATCGACGAGGGTGCCTTCCTTGAATGGGCTAACGTTTTTGGTCATTATTACGGTACTTCACGTAAGGCTGTTGAAGACAAGCTGTCGTTAGGGATTGATGTTTTTTTAGATATTGATTGGCAGGGTGGGCAAAACGTCCGTGCTGAGTGGGCAGCAGCTCGTAGTATCTTTATTCTGCCACCTTCAAAAGAAGCATTGAATTGCCGGTTACGAAGTCGTGCTCAGGATAGTGAAGAAGTCATTGCGAAACGTATGGCACAAGCCGTTACCGAGATGAGTCACTTTGCAGAATATGATTATTTAATTGTTAACGATCAATTCGAACAGGCATTATCGGATCTGAAAACGATTATTTGCGCCGAGAGGCTGTGTTTAGGTCGTCAAAAACAACGATATGATGCTTTAATTGGCAAATTATTGGAAGATTAGTCACTGTTTTTATTAGACTTCTTGCAAAACCGTCATTCGTTATGTGAAGTCAAGGAGCCCGTAGCATAGCAACCACCGTCTACATATACGAGTACATGAGGATTGTGAACACTGTGTAATGTCGAATTCACATCACACAGTAGGTTATGCAAGAGGTCTAGTCAGTATGCAGTAAAACTCTGTCGTGAACACAATAGATTTCGAACCGGTTCTAACTAACTTGTGTTAGAATTTTTCCTGTCTATCGTTAATATCATACTTTCAGTTTATGGAGCCGGAAAATTATGGCACGTGTGACCGTTCAAGATGCTGTAGAAAAAATTGGGAACCGTTTTGATTTAGTGTTGGTCGCTGCTCGTCGGGCGCGTCAGTTACAAACTGGTGGTAAAAAGGAACGAGTTGCTAGGGAAAACGATAAAGTCACGGTGATTGCGCTACGTGAGATCGAAGAAGGTTTGATTAATGGATCAATACTTGATGTTTTAGAACGTCAGGAACGTGAACCAGTCCAAGTAGCTCCTTCCATTGATGAAACGCTTCACTAGTCCGAATGCGAGCCTGCTTTGTATCTGTTTGAAAGCCTGAATTTGCTGATTCAGCGTTATTTGCCAGAGGAGCAAATTAAACGCCTTAAACAAGCCTATTTTGTCGCACGTGATGCTCACGAAGGGCAGCTGCGTTCTAGTGGTGAACCCTATATCACTCACCCTGTTGCGGTAGCCTGTATTTTGGCAGAAATGCGCCTTGATTATGAAACCTTGATGGCCGCATTGTTACATGATGTTATCGAGGACACACCTGCGACTTATCATGATATGGAGCAGTTGTTCGGTAAAAGTGTTGCTGAGTTAGTGGAAGGTGTATCAAAGCTTGATAAATTGACCTTTCGTGACAAAAAAGAAGCTCAGGCAGCAAATTTTCGTAAAATGATTATGGCGATGGTGCAAGATATCCGTGTCATTTTGATTAAATTGGCTGATCGTACACACAATATGCGCACTTTAGGTTCGTTACGTCCCGATAAGCGCCGGCGTATTGCCCGTGAAACTCTCGAAATTTATAGTCCCCTCGCGCATAGGTTGGGGATCCATCACTTAAAAACTGAGCTGGAAGAATTAGGTTTCGAAGCGTTGTATCCCAACCGTTACCGGGTGATTAAAGAAGTCGTTAAAGCCGCTCGTGGCAACCGCAAGGAGATGATCCAGAAGATTCTTACGGAAATCAAAGGGCGTTTGACTGAGGCCGGTATTTCTTGTCGGGTCTGTGGACGTGAAAAACATCTTTATTCCATCTACTGTAAGATGAATTTAAAAGAGCAACGCTTTCATTCCATCATGGATATCTATGCTTTTCGTGTGACAGTAAAAGAAATTGATGTTTGCTACCGTGTGTTGGGTCAGGTTCATGGCCTATATAAGCCACGACCTGGCAGAATAAAAGATTATATTGCTATACCAAAGGCTAATGGCTATCAAGCATTGCATTCTTCTTTGATTGGCCCTCATGGTGTACCCGTTGAAGTACAAATCCGTACGGAAGATATGGATCAGATGGCTGAGATGGGGGTTGCCGCGCACTGGGCATACAAAGAAAGTGGATCCGGTACTACTGCCCAGATCCGCGCTCAACGTTGGATGCAAAGTTTACTGGAGTTACAGCAAAGTGCCGGTAATTCATTTGAATTTATCGAAAGTGTTAAATCTGATCTGTTTCCTGATGAAATCTATGTTTTCACGCCTGAAGGGCGGATTGTCGAACTACCAGCAGGTGCGACAGCAGTCGATTTTGCTTATGCGGTACATACTGATATCGGTAATGCCTGTGTCGGGGTACGGGTTGATCGTCAGTCTTATCCTCTTTCACAGCCACTTAGCAATGGCCAAACGGTAGAAATTATCACCGCTCCCGGTGCTCGACCTAACGCTGCCTGGCTGAATTTTGTCGTTAGCTCGAAAGCACGTGCCAAAATTCGCCAACTATTGAAGAGCCTTAAACGTGATGAATCGGTCGTCCTGGGTCGTCGTTTGCTCAATCATGCGCTAAGCACTGGGCGTAACCTGGCTGATATTCCGGCAGTAAATATTCAGAGCGAGCTGGATCGGATGAAGCTATCTTCTATCAACGATCTGTTTGCTGAAATTGGTCTGGGTAATGTGATGAGCGTGGTAATCGCTAAAAATCTGGAAGACAGTCCGGTCAATATTAGTGCGCTAGGCAATCGAAAATTGCCGATTAAAGGTGCGGATGGTGTATTAATTACTTTCGCAAAATGTTGTCGACCTATTCCAGACGATCCCATTATCGCCCATATTAGTCCAGGAAAAGGTCTAGTGATCCACCATGAATCCTGTCGTAATATTCGTGGTTATCAGAAAGAACCCGAGAAATTTATGGCAGTTGAATGGGATAAAGATAGCGAGCAGGAATTTATTGCCGAAATTAAAGTTGAAATGTTTAATCAACAAGGTGTATGGGCTAATTTGACGGCAGTAATTAATGCCGCGCGATCTAATATTCAAGGGCTGAATACCGAAGAAAAAGAAGGGCGGGTTTATTGTGCTTTTATTCGTCTGACGATCCGTAACCGTGTCCATTTGGCTAATATTATGCGTAAAATTCGTATCATGCCCGATGTAGTTAAAGTGAGTCGTAATCGCAATTAACCTTGCAAGCCACGGAGTCTTTAAATGAAAGGCCATTTGCTGGATACCATACCACTGCATTTGCTTTCGGGAGTTGGTGCAAATCAGGTTGCCAAGCTAGCCAGAATGGGTCTGGAAACCGTTCAGGATCTGTTATTGCATTTACCCGTTCGTTATGAAGATCGTAGTCATCTTTATCAAATTTCTGACCTCCTTCCCGGTATGTTGGTAACTGTTGCCGGTGAAATAACAGGCTCTGAGATCAGCTCTGGTCGCCGCCCTATACTGACAATTCAGCTCAGTGACAGTAGTGGTGTCATTGCTCTACGCTTTTTTAACTTTAATACCTCAATGAAAATCAGCTTGTCGGATGGCAAACAAATTATTGCTTATGGTGAAGTTAAACAGGGAAGATATGGAATAGAAATTATTCATCCAGAGTACCGTGCTTACGATGAAAATGTAGGTATCGAGTTGAATGATAGGTTAACGCCGATTTATGCCAGTACTGAGGGGATGCGTCAGGCTACCTTGCGTAAGATTATTGATCAGGCACTTGATTTGCTAATTAGCGTTACTATTCCTGAATTGTTGCCGGTTGAATACAACGATACAGATTTCAGTTTACCAGAAGCTATATACATACTGCATAGTCCACCTGCTGATATTGAGCGAACTGTTTTAGAACAATGGCAACATCCAGCACAGTATCGTCTGATTTTAGAAGAACTCTTGGCCCATAATCTCAGTATGTTAGCTGTAAGGTCAGCGGTGCGGAATTATCGGGCGCAATCCTTGCTTCCCCCTCGACAATCCAATCATGCCTTAAAAAAACGTTTTCTAACGGCTCTGCCCTTTAAACCTACCCATGCACAACAACGTGTCGTTGTTGAAATTGAGCAAGATTTGGCACAAGATTTTCCGATGATGAGACTGGTACAAGGCGATGTAGGATCCGGTAAAACATTGGTGGCTGCGTTGGCAGCATTACGTGCTATTGCTCATGGTAAACAGGTCGCTCTAATGGCTCCCACTGAATTACTGGCAGAGCAACATGCGGAAACCTTCCGGCAATGGTTTGAACCGCTTGGGTTATCTGTCGGTTGGTTAGCGGGTAAACAGAAAGGTAAAGTACGTTTGGCTCAGCAGGAAGCAATAGCAAAGGGGCAGGTTTCTATGGTGGTGGGTACTCACGCCATTTTTCAGGAACAGGTACAATTTTTTGGATTGGCATTGGTTATTATTGACGAACAACATAGGTTTGGGGTTCATCAGCGTTTGGCGTTATGGGAAAAAGGAAAAACACAGGGTTTTCATCCCCATCAGTTAATCATGACGGCAACACCTATTCCACGTACGCTTGCGATGACCGCCTATGCTGATTTGGATACATCGGTGATTGATGAACTACCGCCGGGTAGAACACCCATCACTACGGTTGCGATCCCTGATACTCGCCGCAGTGATATTATTCAACGGATTAAACATGTGTGTTTAGAAGAAGGGCGGCAAGCATACTGGGTCTGTACTTTAATTGAAGAATCAGAGGTATTAGGGGCACAGGCCGCAGAGGCGACTTATACGGAGCTGCAAGCCACACTTGTAGATATCAGCATTGGTCTGGTACATGGTCGCATGAAAGCACAGGAAAAGCAGGTTGTCATGCAAGCCTTTAAACAAGGTGCATTGCAATTATTAGTTGCAACAACGGTGATTGAAGTAGGTGTCGATGTGCCCAATGCCAGTCTGATGATCATTGATAATCCAGAACGTCTCGGTTTAGCACAGCTACATCAGTTACGTGGGAGAGTAGGGCGTGGAAGCATCGCGTCACACTGCGTATTGTTGTATAAGACACCACTCAATAAAATGGCACAAAGGCGTTTGCAAGTATTACGTGACAGTAATGATGGTTTTGTTATTGCTCAACAGGATTTGGAAATACGCGGCCCTGGTGAGTTATTGGGCACTCGGCAAACGGGTAGCACAGAATTTAAAGTCGCTGATTTGCTAAGAGACCAGGCATTGTTACCGGTTGTACAGGATCTTGCCCGTAATCTGCACCTGCAGTACCCTGAGCAGTCGAAAGCGTTAATCGAGCGGTGGTTGCCTGAGCGGGAACGTTATACTAATGTTTAAATAGACCTACCCTACGGCACCGAATACAGGCAATAATAGATAGATTTTGATAACCAGTGCATTGGCAATATCAATAAAGAAAGCACCGACCATAGGGACAACCAGGAAAGCAAGATGGGATGGACCAAAACGATCGGTAATAGCTTGCATATTGGCAATGGCTGTTGGCGTTGCTCCCAAACCGAAGCCGCAGTGTCCCGCTGCCAAGACTGCGGCATCGTAATTTTTGCCCATCACCCGATAGGTGACAAAAATGGCATAAAGTGCCATTGCTAAGGTTTGTACTAGCAGAATAATTAACATGGGCACAGCGAGCGATGCCAGCTCCCAGAGTTTCAAACTCATCAATGCCATTGCGAGGAACAACGATAAACTGACATTCCCTAACACTGACACAGCACGATCGAACACCTTGTAAAAACCGATCACTGATAGGCTATTGCTTAAGATAACACCGACGAATAATACGCAAACAAAAGTAGGCAGTTCAAACGCCGACCCTTGTAATTCACTGGCAATAAAGTTACCCACGACTAAACAGCTTGCGATCATCGCAATAGTCTCTATCACCACTAATGAAGTGATCATACGACCGGTATCCGGTTTTTCAAATGCGGAGAGTAATTCGCTGTCGTCAGGGCAACCCTCAGGCGTTGAGGAATGTTTCACCAGATAACGCGCTACAGGCCCGCCGATTAAGCCTCCTAATATCAAACCGAAAGTGGCACATGCCATAGCAACCTCTGTTGCGTTTCCAAATCCGTAACGTTCGGTAAACAGTTTACTCCAGGCGGCACCGGTGCCGTGTCCACCGGATAGTGTGATGGATCCTGCCAGCAAGCCCATCAGTGGATCCAGCCCCATCATTTTTGCTAGCGTGATCCCAATGGCATTTTGCATCAGCAATAGCCCAACGACGACAAAGATAAAGGTCATTAATAACCCACCACCATGGCGTAGACTGGCAAGGTTGGCGTTTAAACCGATGGTGGCGAAAAATGTCAGCATCAAGGGATCTTTCAATGACATATCGAAACGGATTTCCCAACCCCAAATTTGTTGCACTAGCAAGAGCAATACTGCTATCAGTAACCCGCCCGCTACAGGTTCAGGGATGGTGTATTTTTGTAGAAAGGAGACAGATTTTACCAGTTTTCGGCCGAGTAACAGAACCAGTGTGGCCGCAACTAACGTGCCATAGATATCGAGATGAAACATCTTGGTACTCCATCGATTAACATTATGCAAAAAACTTGTGCCACACTATAGGATAGGCGATGGCTTTATTATCGCCTACTAACCATCATGTGGCTTTCAGGTAAACTACCATGTTTTATTTATAATAAAAATCAACATATTAAAACTAAAAGGTCACAACCAATTAAATTCGGTCAAAATACTCGCTGAACTATATCGTATCTTAACGTGTTACTTGATAACCTAAAAGTGATAAATCAGTATCAAATTTCATTCCATCTACTCCTTCTATATTTTGTATA carries:
- the gmk gene encoding guanylate kinase, which codes for MIQGTLYIVSAPSGAGKSSLLQALLKTALSQGGNDGGSVKASGLQLSISHTTRAKRPVEKNGKDYFFISEEEFCQMIDEGAFLEWANVFGHYYGTSRKAVEDKLSLGIDVFLDIDWQGGQNVRAEWAAARSIFILPPSKEALNCRLRSRAQDSEEVIAKRMAQAVTEMSHFAEYDYLIVNDQFEQALSDLKTIICAERLCLGRQKQRYDALIGKLLED
- the rpoZ gene encoding DNA-directed RNA polymerase subunit omega, which produces MARVTVQDAVEKIGNRFDLVLVAARRARQLQTGGKKERVARENDKVTVIALREIEEGLINGSILDVLERQEREPVQVAPSIDETLH
- the spoT gene encoding bifunctional GTP diphosphokinase/guanosine-3',5'-bis pyrophosphate 3'-pyrophosphohydrolase: MYLFESLNLLIQRYLPEEQIKRLKQAYFVARDAHEGQLRSSGEPYITHPVAVACILAEMRLDYETLMAALLHDVIEDTPATYHDMEQLFGKSVAELVEGVSKLDKLTFRDKKEAQAANFRKMIMAMVQDIRVILIKLADRTHNMRTLGSLRPDKRRRIARETLEIYSPLAHRLGIHHLKTELEELGFEALYPNRYRVIKEVVKAARGNRKEMIQKILTEIKGRLTEAGISCRVCGREKHLYSIYCKMNLKEQRFHSIMDIYAFRVTVKEIDVCYRVLGQVHGLYKPRPGRIKDYIAIPKANGYQALHSSLIGPHGVPVEVQIRTEDMDQMAEMGVAAHWAYKESGSGTTAQIRAQRWMQSLLELQQSAGNSFEFIESVKSDLFPDEIYVFTPEGRIVELPAGATAVDFAYAVHTDIGNACVGVRVDRQSYPLSQPLSNGQTVEIITAPGARPNAAWLNFVVSSKARAKIRQLLKSLKRDESVVLGRRLLNHALSTGRNLADIPAVNIQSELDRMKLSSINDLFAEIGLGNVMSVVIAKNLEDSPVNISALGNRKLPIKGADGVLITFAKCCRPIPDDPIIAHISPGKGLVIHHESCRNIRGYQKEPEKFMAVEWDKDSEQEFIAEIKVEMFNQQGVWANLTAVINAARSNIQGLNTEEKEGRVYCAFIRLTIRNRVHLANIMRKIRIMPDVVKVSRNRN
- the recG gene encoding ATP-dependent DNA helicase RecG gives rise to the protein MKGHLLDTIPLHLLSGVGANQVAKLARMGLETVQDLLLHLPVRYEDRSHLYQISDLLPGMLVTVAGEITGSEISSGRRPILTIQLSDSSGVIALRFFNFNTSMKISLSDGKQIIAYGEVKQGRYGIEIIHPEYRAYDENVGIELNDRLTPIYASTEGMRQATLRKIIDQALDLLISVTIPELLPVEYNDTDFSLPEAIYILHSPPADIERTVLEQWQHPAQYRLILEELLAHNLSMLAVRSAVRNYRAQSLLPPRQSNHALKKRFLTALPFKPTHAQQRVVVEIEQDLAQDFPMMRLVQGDVGSGKTLVAALAALRAIAHGKQVALMAPTELLAEQHAETFRQWFEPLGLSVGWLAGKQKGKVRLAQQEAIAKGQVSMVVGTHAIFQEQVQFFGLALVIIDEQHRFGVHQRLALWEKGKTQGFHPHQLIMTATPIPRTLAMTAYADLDTSVIDELPPGRTPITTVAIPDTRRSDIIQRIKHVCLEEGRQAYWVCTLIEESEVLGAQAAEATYTELQATLVDISIGLVHGRMKAQEKQVVMQAFKQGALQLLVATTVIEVGVDVPNASLMIIDNPERLGLAQLHQLRGRVGRGSIASHCVLLYKTPLNKMAQRRLQVLRDSNDGFVIAQQDLEIRGPGELLGTRQTGSTEFKVADLLRDQALLPVVQDLARNLHLQYPEQSKALIERWLPERERYTNV
- the gltS gene encoding sodium/glutamate symporter, with the translated sequence MFHLDIYGTLVAATLVLLLGRKLVKSVSFLQKYTIPEPVAGGLLIAVLLLLVQQIWGWEIRFDMSLKDPLMLTFFATIGLNANLASLRHGGGLLMTFIFVVVGLLLMQNAIGITLAKMMGLDPLMGLLAGSITLSGGHGTGAAWSKLFTERYGFGNATEVAMACATFGLILGGLIGGPVARYLVKHSSTPEGCPDDSELLSAFEKPDTGRMITSLVVIETIAMIASCLVVGNFIASELQGSAFELPTFVCVLFVGVILSNSLSVIGFYKVFDRAVSVLGNVSLSLFLAMALMSLKLWELASLAVPMLIILLVQTLAMALYAIFVTYRVMGKNYDAAVLAAGHCGFGLGATPTAIANMQAITDRFGPSHLAFLVVPMVGAFFIDIANALVIKIYLLLPVFGAVG